The following proteins are co-located in the Pedobacter sp. FW305-3-2-15-E-R2A2 genome:
- a CDS encoding S24 family peptidase: protein MRKNIYLETEKAGTRLREVRLTKQMTLSQFYTPITKHIGNCSSIESGRRRIGKRLSKEILEYHRINPRYLNTGMGEMFLRSEDPAEQLPQLEEGVPFFNVNLTEMTFGGLQVFQDPPEYYVNYRPFNDCDAYLPIYGDSMSPKFTSGEIIIVKEIRNRDIIQWGEAYLVVTDEQANNITTVKLLFEHPNPEKIVLRSLNPEFKGDTVIQRGGIKRIFLVKGKVTRNHL, encoded by the coding sequence ATGAGAAAAAACATTTATTTAGAGACCGAGAAAGCCGGCACAAGGTTGAGGGAAGTCAGATTAACAAAACAGATGACCCTATCCCAGTTTTACACCCCTATTACTAAACATATAGGGAACTGTTCTTCCATTGAAAGCGGGAGAAGAAGAATTGGGAAAAGGCTTTCAAAAGAAATTCTGGAATACCATAGGATCAATCCAAGATACCTCAACACCGGTATGGGAGAAATGTTTCTAAGGTCTGAGGATCCTGCTGAGCAACTGCCTCAGCTGGAAGAAGGTGTTCCATTTTTTAATGTAAATCTCACGGAGATGACCTTTGGGGGACTTCAGGTCTTTCAGGATCCTCCGGAATACTATGTAAATTACCGGCCTTTTAACGACTGTGATGCTTACCTTCCTATCTATGGAGACAGTATGTCTCCTAAATTTACCAGTGGAGAGATTATCATTGTAAAAGAAATCAGGAACCGGGATATCATCCAATGGGGTGAGGCTTACCTGGTGGTCACCGATGAACAGGCAAACAACATCACCACCGTGAAATTGTTATTTGAACATCCCAACCCGGAAAAGATCGTCTTACGTTCCCTAAATCCAGAATTTAAGGGGGATACTGTTATACAAAGAGGAGGCATTAAGCGGATATTTCTTGTCAAGGGGAAAGTAACCCGCAATCACTTGTAA
- a CDS encoding two-component regulator propeller domain-containing protein — protein MKIGCLKYFSLHILLAFISFSAIAENIKSIGVPYVQNYPKSVYLSGNQNWSITKDKQGIMYFGNAQGLLTYDGKYWQQYKMPNRQIVRSVLAAPSGIIYSGGFGELGYWSNKNRKLSYTSLTKLVPRSNAVKDEIWKICADGKRVIFQSFNTIYIYENNKIKVVKAAHPFLFLHQVGKRLFVEVLSQGLFELIGDQLIPLKGSTPANSTDVMSILPYKNGSLLIGTSKDGLFTYDGNSFTPLNTPANAFLKVYQLNNGVKILNKYYAYGTILNGLIIIDEQGNIVQRINKSSGLQNNTVLSLYADNDQNLWAGLDNGIDRVELNSPLYFYFDKTGQFGTVYSSLIYNNTIYLGTNQGLFYSPWTSGQDLFSSFDFKLIPGSQGQVWDLTIIDGQLICGHNNGTFNVMGNKLEKISNTNGGWTIKKLDDGQDCLIQGTYNGLLIYKKDAKGIWRFHHKIAGFDEPSRYVERDAKGDIWVSHAYKGLYKLTLSPDLSRVTASWPYNEKNGLPDDYNINIFKIANKLVFSSDQGFFIYDEISNRFKNYEELNKGLKGFSTSNKIISAGLNRYWFINRGKMGLVHFTQPGKLNIDSNRFSILDGRMVQYYENISKISNDIYLISVDDGFVIYNGTDGQTGNKEAALPSVLIRRIEDITDTYHTLSEIGSNGSEMEIPFSRNNIRISYSLPYYRQAKVKFQYYLEGYSKQWSDWSTASQKDFTNLSRGSYVFKVRAKINDELVSKETMFEFSILPPFYATNWAIAFYILCTIVLLISTKRLYEKKLKKDQQAISKKLQAEKEAYLKKEAEATERQIIKLQTEKLQVELAGKNRELANSAMSLVYKNELLQKLSQEILKLKDGNGKPLAEDQLRKIQKVIDEGMNDERDWNLFESSFNEAHESFFKKLKANHPDLVPNDLKLCAYLHMNMSSKEMASLLNISLRGVEIRRYRLRKKLEIPHDKNLVEFLMEL, from the coding sequence ATGAAGATCGGCTGCCTGAAATACTTTTCACTCCATATCCTGCTTGCGTTTATTTCATTCTCCGCTATAGCAGAAAACATTAAAAGTATCGGGGTTCCGTATGTGCAAAATTATCCCAAGTCAGTATACCTTTCCGGAAATCAAAACTGGTCAATTACCAAGGATAAGCAGGGCATTATGTATTTCGGAAATGCACAGGGCCTGCTTACCTATGATGGCAAATACTGGCAGCAATACAAAATGCCCAACAGGCAGATTGTTCGTTCTGTCCTTGCAGCCCCTTCAGGAATCATTTATAGCGGTGGATTTGGGGAGCTCGGTTATTGGTCCAATAAAAACAGGAAGCTAAGCTATACCTCTTTAACCAAACTTGTTCCCAGGAGCAATGCAGTAAAAGATGAGATCTGGAAAATATGCGCGGATGGGAAAAGGGTGATTTTTCAATCTTTTAACACCATCTATATTTACGAGAACAACAAGATAAAGGTCGTCAAAGCGGCACATCCTTTTTTGTTTCTTCACCAGGTAGGAAAGCGCTTATTTGTAGAAGTTTTAAGCCAGGGACTTTTTGAACTTATTGGCGATCAACTCATTCCATTAAAAGGAAGTACGCCTGCAAACTCCACTGACGTAATGTCCATTTTACCTTACAAAAACGGAAGCCTGTTAATCGGAACCAGTAAGGATGGTCTTTTCACCTACGATGGAAATAGCTTTACGCCCTTAAATACACCTGCCAATGCTTTTCTGAAGGTATATCAGTTAAATAACGGAGTCAAGATCTTAAACAAATACTATGCTTACGGGACGATATTAAACGGTCTGATCATCATTGATGAGCAGGGAAATATCGTTCAGCGCATCAATAAATCCAGTGGATTACAGAACAACACGGTGCTTAGTCTTTATGCCGATAATGACCAAAACCTCTGGGCAGGACTCGACAATGGCATAGACAGGGTAGAGCTCAATTCCCCATTATACTTCTATTTTGATAAAACCGGACAATTCGGAACGGTATATTCCAGTCTGATTTACAACAATACCATTTACCTGGGCACCAATCAGGGCTTATTCTACAGCCCATGGACATCGGGACAGGATCTCTTCAGCTCTTTTGATTTCAAATTGATCCCCGGCTCTCAGGGACAGGTTTGGGACCTTACAATTATTGATGGACAGTTAATCTGCGGCCACAATAACGGCACTTTTAATGTGATGGGGAATAAACTGGAAAAGATATCCAATACCAATGGTGGCTGGACCATCAAAAAGTTGGACGATGGACAGGACTGTCTCATCCAGGGAACTTATAATGGTTTGTTGATTTATAAGAAGGACGCTAAAGGCATCTGGCGATTTCACCATAAAATTGCCGGTTTCGATGAACCTTCCAGGTATGTGGAGAGAGATGCAAAAGGAGATATATGGGTAAGTCATGCTTATAAAGGTCTTTACAAACTGACCCTAAGTCCTGATCTTTCCAGGGTGACTGCCTCCTGGCCATACAATGAGAAAAATGGTCTTCCTGATGATTACAACATCAATATCTTCAAAATTGCAAACAAACTTGTCTTCTCCTCTGATCAGGGATTTTTCATCTATGATGAAATCAGTAACCGTTTTAAAAACTACGAAGAACTCAATAAAGGACTAAAGGGATTTTCTACGTCCAACAAAATCATTAGCGCCGGACTGAACAGATATTGGTTCATTAACCGTGGAAAAATGGGCCTTGTCCACTTTACCCAACCGGGGAAACTCAATATCGATTCCAATAGGTTCAGCATTCTTGATGGAAGAATGGTTCAGTATTATGAGAACATCAGTAAGATCAGCAACGACATTTACCTGATCAGTGTAGATGATGGCTTTGTCATTTATAACGGAACTGATGGCCAGACGGGGAACAAAGAGGCGGCTTTACCTTCGGTGCTGATCCGCAGGATAGAAGACATCACCGACACTTATCATACCCTAAGCGAAATTGGAAGTAACGGATCTGAGATGGAGATCCCTTTTAGCAGGAACAACATCAGAATTTCTTACTCCCTTCCTTATTACCGACAGGCAAAAGTGAAGTTCCAATATTACCTGGAAGGCTATTCCAAACAATGGTCCGACTGGAGTACCGCTTCACAAAAGGATTTTACCAACCTCAGCAGAGGAAGTTATGTATTTAAGGTAAGGGCCAAGATCAATGATGAGCTGGTGAGTAAAGAAACCATGTTTGAATTTAGCATCCTACCTCCTTTTTATGCGACAAACTGGGCCATCGCTTTCTACATCCTATGTACTATTGTATTACTTATTTCCACTAAACGCCTTTACGAGAAAAAGCTAAAGAAAGACCAGCAGGCCATTTCCAAAAAACTGCAGGCAGAAAAAGAAGCCTACCTTAAAAAGGAAGCTGAAGCAACGGAAAGACAAATCATCAAACTGCAGACCGAAAAGTTACAAGTGGAACTGGCAGGTAAAAATAGAGAACTGGCAAATTCCGCGATGAGTCTTGTTTATAAAAACGAATTATTGCAGAAATTGAGTCAGGAAATTCTGAAGTTAAAAGACGGCAACGGGAAACCCCTGGCAGAAGATCAATTGCGAAAAATACAAAAGGTTATTGACGAAGGAATGAACGATGAGCGCGACTGGAATTTATTCGAAAGCAGCTTCAACGAAGCACATGAAAGTTTCTTCAAAAAGCTAAAGGCAAATCATCCGGACCTAGTACCAAATGACCTGAAACTATGTGCCTACCTGCACATGAATATGAGCAGTAAAGAAATGGCGTCATTACTTAACATTTCCCTTCGAGGTGTGGAAATCAGACGCTACAGACTTCGCAAAAAGCTCGAAATTCCACATGACAAGAACCTTGTAGAGTTCTTAATGGAACTTTAG
- a CDS encoding rhodanese-related sulfurtransferase: protein MKKFQTLLYYCYSYIAEAEQFAADHLTFCKSLGLVGRIIVANEGLNGTVSGTKEACEAYMAAIKADERFAKTDFKIDEVDEPSFIKMHCRHKAEIVHSGLRDTSIIDPNERTGKHLEPADFQKMIDDEDVVILDVRSNYEHNLGKFKNAVTLDIENFRDFPDKINELAQYKDKKVLTYCTGGIKCEKASALLLHHGFNDVYQLHGGIIKYGKEAGGEDFEGKCYVFDNRIAVDVNSVNPSIVSKCFNCGTVTPKMINCANPECNEHITQCDACGEELQGCCSVACTTNPRKRSYDGTGYYVKVPQPVNVASK, encoded by the coding sequence ATGAAAAAATTCCAGACCCTACTTTACTATTGCTATAGTTACATAGCAGAGGCAGAACAATTTGCTGCCGATCACCTTACATTTTGTAAATCACTAGGCCTTGTTGGGCGCATTATTGTGGCCAATGAAGGATTAAACGGAACCGTTTCCGGAACTAAAGAAGCTTGTGAAGCCTATATGGCTGCCATTAAGGCCGATGAACGTTTCGCTAAAACTGATTTCAAAATTGACGAGGTAGATGAACCTTCCTTTATCAAAATGCACTGCCGTCATAAAGCGGAAATTGTGCATTCAGGACTAAGAGATACGAGTATTATAGATCCCAACGAACGTACAGGTAAACACCTGGAACCCGCAGATTTTCAAAAGATGATCGATGATGAGGATGTTGTCATTCTTGATGTTCGTTCCAATTATGAGCATAATCTCGGTAAATTCAAAAACGCGGTGACGTTGGATATTGAAAATTTCAGGGATTTCCCGGATAAAATCAATGAACTGGCTCAGTATAAAGACAAAAAAGTACTTACCTATTGTACCGGTGGCATCAAATGCGAAAAAGCATCAGCTTTATTGCTGCACCACGGTTTCAATGATGTATATCAGCTTCATGGAGGAATTATCAAATATGGTAAAGAAGCCGGCGGAGAGGATTTTGAAGGTAAGTGTTATGTCTTTGACAACCGCATTGCAGTTGATGTCAACTCGGTAAATCCCAGTATCGTTTCCAAATGTTTTAACTGCGGAACAGTTACACCAAAAATGATCAATTGTGCCAATCCGGAATGTAATGAGCACATCACACAATGTGATGCCTGCGGAGAAGAACTACAAGGCTGCTGCTCTGTCGCCTGTACAACCAACCCTCGTAAACGCAGTTATGACGGAACCGGATATTATGTAAAAGTACCTCAACCTGTAAACGTTGCTTCTAAATAA
- a CDS encoding DUF5686 and carboxypeptidase regulatory-like domain-containing protein: protein MKRIHLTFLLIFGSISTLFAQEFKLKGSIKDTEGQAVPFVSVYIKNTTKGTSANVDGIYTLALDKGTFTIVYKAIGYKAIEKDISIADNTDENVVLTAESYTLSGVTIDGNAKDPAYEIVRQAIKRRKQHLTEVKSYTADVYIKGVQKLVGAPKKFFGRDVQKTLDLDTNRRGILYLSESTSTFAFERPGKIHEEMVSSKISGRNNAFSFNKASDLTVNFYENILLENSMSARGFVSPISDNAFLYYRYKLLGFSNENGETINKIQLIPKREHDPVFRGIIYIKEDSWHLVNANVYLTQNSGINLIDTLKISQQFLKVEDTYMPSNMNFQFNGNVFGFKFEGYYAGVYSNYNIHPNFPKNYFNGEILKITKAVNKKDSLFWLNNRPIPLTPEESRDYVRKDSIAALKTSKPYLDSLERANNKFGIVKILLTSYTINNRYERKRLRFDPILPALFYNTVEGFGAKYGVTYTKDLEYGAFYSIRPEVRYGLSNKLLTGSLSGNYYYDPVKRASISASIGSGIYDLNNHGSMSLLANSINSLLFETNFSKFYKKEFANIGTSRELTNGLQATISAEFTRNTNLVNTTTYKIKDLKGETFKSNNPFSPEVEKPLFPTYEAFILNAALTYTIGQSYITRPDRKIYQESKYPTIRLSYKKGIKGILSSDVDYDLISAEVYQNRISSGLWGYSSFVIGAGKFLNNTQVYYPEFKHFRGNNSLFGLPELRKFLFLDFYLHSTDREYFEAHFEHNFSGLLTNKVPLLRKLKLEELVGVNYLSQPLKRNYTEFYFGLQRLIFRAAYGFAYDGNKRVNHGFRLSYGF from the coding sequence ATGAAGAGAATCCATCTAACGTTTTTATTAATATTTGGCAGCATCAGTACCTTATTTGCACAGGAATTCAAACTCAAAGGCAGTATTAAAGACACAGAGGGTCAAGCGGTTCCTTTTGTTTCGGTATACATTAAGAATACCACTAAAGGCACCTCGGCAAACGTTGATGGGATTTACACACTGGCATTGGACAAAGGTACTTTCACCATCGTCTATAAGGCCATTGGTTATAAAGCGATAGAAAAGGACATCAGTATTGCTGACAATACGGATGAAAATGTCGTATTGACTGCAGAATCCTACACCCTTTCCGGAGTCACTATCGATGGCAATGCCAAAGATCCAGCCTATGAAATCGTGCGGCAGGCCATAAAACGAAGAAAGCAACATTTAACAGAGGTGAAATCCTATACCGCAGATGTTTATATTAAAGGGGTACAAAAGCTCGTTGGCGCCCCGAAGAAATTCTTTGGAAGAGATGTACAGAAGACCCTTGACCTGGACACCAACAGAAGAGGGATTCTTTATTTATCGGAGTCTACCTCTACTTTTGCCTTCGAGCGTCCAGGTAAAATCCATGAAGAAATGGTTTCTTCTAAAATATCCGGAAGGAATAATGCATTTAGCTTTAACAAAGCTTCCGATCTGACCGTTAATTTCTACGAAAACATACTTTTAGAGAACAGCATGAGTGCGCGTGGATTTGTATCCCCTATTTCTGATAACGCATTCTTATATTATCGCTATAAGCTTTTAGGATTCAGCAATGAAAATGGCGAAACCATCAATAAGATTCAGCTTATTCCAAAAAGAGAACATGACCCGGTATTCAGAGGAATTATCTATATCAAAGAAGACAGCTGGCATTTGGTGAATGCCAACGTCTACCTGACTCAAAACTCCGGAATCAATTTAATAGATACCTTAAAGATCTCTCAGCAATTCCTTAAGGTGGAAGATACCTATATGCCTTCCAATATGAACTTCCAGTTCAACGGAAATGTTTTTGGCTTTAAGTTTGAAGGTTACTATGCGGGAGTTTACAGCAATTACAACATCCATCCTAACTTCCCCAAGAACTATTTTAATGGAGAGATTTTAAAAATAACCAAGGCAGTCAACAAAAAAGATTCTCTTTTCTGGCTAAACAACAGGCCAATTCCATTGACTCCGGAAGAGAGCCGTGACTATGTCAGAAAAGATAGTATCGCTGCTTTAAAAACTTCAAAGCCTTATCTCGATTCCCTGGAAAGGGCAAACAATAAATTTGGAATCGTTAAAATATTGCTGACCAGCTATACCATCAATAACCGCTACGAAAGGAAACGCCTGAGGTTCGACCCTATTCTGCCTGCTTTATTCTACAATACAGTAGAAGGATTTGGAGCAAAATATGGCGTAACCTATACTAAAGACCTGGAATATGGTGCTTTTTATAGCATCCGTCCGGAAGTAAGATACGGGCTATCCAATAAACTGCTCACTGGATCACTAAGCGGAAATTACTACTATGACCCTGTAAAACGCGCCAGCATTAGTGCAAGCATTGGATCCGGAATCTATGACCTGAATAACCATGGTAGTATGAGTTTGCTGGCGAACTCTATCAACTCCCTTCTTTTCGAAACCAATTTCTCCAAATTCTATAAAAAGGAATTTGCAAATATTGGAACGAGCAGAGAACTGACGAATGGATTGCAGGCCACCATCTCCGCTGAATTTACAAGGAATACCAATCTGGTAAATACCACCACTTATAAAATCAAGGATTTAAAAGGAGAAACTTTTAAATCCAATAATCCTTTTAGCCCTGAAGTAGAAAAACCTTTGTTTCCTACTTACGAAGCCTTTATTCTAAACGCAGCGCTTACCTATACCATCGGACAAAGTTACATTACCCGTCCCGACCGTAAGATTTATCAGGAGTCAAAATATCCAACGATCAGACTCTCTTATAAGAAAGGCATTAAAGGTATCCTGAGCAGTGATGTAGATTACGATTTGATTTCTGCCGAGGTTTATCAAAACAGGATTAGTTCTGGTCTATGGGGCTATTCCTCTTTCGTTATCGGTGCAGGAAAGTTCCTGAATAACACACAGGTTTACTATCCGGAGTTTAAACACTTCAGAGGAAACAATTCTTTATTTGGCTTACCGGAATTGAGAAAATTCCTATTTCTTGACTTTTACCTACATAGTACGGACAGAGAGTACTTTGAAGCACATTTTGAACATAATTTCTCCGGATTGCTGACCAATAAAGTACCCTTGCTCCGCAAGTTAAAACTGGAAGAACTGGTTGGTGTCAATTACCTTAGCCAACCTTTGAAAAGAAATTATACGGAGTTTTATTTTGGCTTACAACGCCTGATTTTCAGGGCAGCTTACGGTTTTGCTTATGATGGTAACAAAAGAGTAAATCATGGTTTCAGGCTTTCTTATGGCTTTTAA
- a CDS encoding SDR family oxidoreductase, with the protein MDISLKGKYALICGSTQGIGLATAKVLASLGANCILMARNEEALKAALQQLANDQGQQHGYQVADFSEKQQIENAIHQITVNHNIAILINNSGGPKSGPIAVALSHDFEAAFQQHLIGNHILATAVLPGMKALGYGRIINIISTSVKTPLPNLGVSNTIRAAVASWAKTLSNEVGKFNITVNNVLPGLTETARLTSLIEQTAKIQQLEIVDLEKTMINTIPMARFGKAEEIANIVAFLASPAASYVTGTSIRVDGGRTPSI; encoded by the coding sequence ATGGATATCTCATTAAAAGGAAAATACGCATTAATTTGTGGCAGTACACAGGGCATCGGCCTGGCTACAGCAAAAGTTTTAGCCAGTCTCGGTGCGAATTGCATACTGATGGCCAGAAACGAAGAAGCCCTAAAAGCGGCGCTTCAGCAACTCGCCAACGATCAGGGTCAGCAGCATGGTTATCAGGTCGCTGATTTCTCTGAAAAGCAACAAATAGAAAACGCGATTCATCAAATCACGGTAAACCATAACATCGCTATACTGATCAACAACAGCGGTGGCCCTAAATCCGGCCCGATTGCCGTGGCCCTTTCACATGATTTCGAAGCGGCATTCCAGCAACATCTTATTGGCAATCATATTCTTGCTACAGCAGTTCTTCCAGGAATGAAAGCATTGGGATATGGCAGGATCATCAATATTATCTCGACCTCCGTCAAAACGCCATTGCCAAATCTGGGGGTTTCTAATACCATCAGGGCTGCGGTTGCTTCATGGGCGAAGACCTTATCCAATGAGGTCGGCAAATTCAACATTACAGTAAACAATGTCTTACCAGGACTAACGGAAACGGCAAGATTAACCAGTTTAATTGAACAAACAGCAAAGATTCAGCAATTAGAGATCGTTGATTTGGAAAAAACCATGATCAACACCATACCAATGGCAAGATTTGGAAAAGCAGAAGAAATCGCTAACATCGTCGCTTTCCTTGCTTCACCAGCGGCATCGTATGTAACCGGGACCAGTATCAGAGTAGACGGCGGACGCACCCCTTCCATTTAG
- a CDS encoding C1 family peptidase → MTKISIKPVLLAAGLLLSAGSGFAQDDLVNSLKNNQSTDSKNSFVFTPVINAEATSVKNQKSSGTCWSYSTNSFLESEMIRAGKKPVDLADIFTARNAYIEKGINYVRMHGALTLGDGGACHDVINMFALYGALPQEVYNGRDYGTAANKSDDMNKLTKAILEEAVKAPNGKLDPNWKKKYIATIDSCLGAVPENFTFEGKNYTPKTFAKEVVGINPADYVELSSFNTAPYYTKTVLMVPDNWSYDQVYNVQMDDITKVIDNALKKGFTVAWATDVSEKGFSWKNGIAFVPEKDFESMSKEEKSTMFNGPKPEKEITTELRQEAFDNYQTTDDHGMQITGIAKDQNGKEYYIVKNSWGATNDYKGYLYVTKNFVKYKTTAFLLNKKGLPSDIRKKLSL, encoded by the coding sequence ATGACTAAAATTTCTATTAAACCGGTATTGTTGGCTGCAGGCCTTCTACTTAGTGCCGGTAGCGGATTTGCACAAGATGATCTTGTTAATTCACTAAAAAACAACCAAAGTACGGATAGTAAAAATAGTTTTGTTTTTACTCCTGTGATCAATGCAGAGGCAACTTCTGTTAAAAATCAAAAATCATCGGGAACCTGCTGGAGTTATAGCACGAACTCTTTCCTTGAATCTGAAATGATCCGTGCAGGTAAAAAGCCGGTTGACCTTGCAGATATTTTTACTGCCCGTAATGCTTATATTGAAAAAGGAATTAACTATGTACGTATGCATGGTGCCTTAACGCTTGGCGACGGTGGTGCATGTCATGATGTAATCAATATGTTTGCTTTATATGGTGCATTGCCTCAGGAAGTTTATAACGGCAGAGATTACGGAACTGCAGCAAATAAGTCTGATGACATGAATAAGCTGACTAAAGCAATTCTTGAAGAAGCGGTTAAAGCACCTAACGGTAAGCTTGATCCAAACTGGAAAAAGAAATATATCGCTACGATAGATTCATGCCTTGGTGCAGTTCCTGAAAACTTTACGTTTGAAGGTAAAAACTACACCCCAAAAACTTTTGCTAAAGAGGTCGTAGGGATTAATCCGGCAGACTATGTGGAGCTTTCTTCTTTCAACACGGCTCCTTATTATACAAAAACAGTATTAATGGTTCCGGATAACTGGTCTTATGATCAGGTATATAATGTACAGATGGACGACATTACTAAAGTAATTGACAATGCTTTGAAAAAAGGATTTACAGTTGCCTGGGCTACCGATGTGAGTGAAAAAGGTTTCAGCTGGAAAAATGGTATTGCTTTTGTTCCTGAAAAAGACTTTGAAAGTATGTCCAAAGAAGAAAAATCAACTATGTTCAACGGACCTAAGCCTGAAAAAGAAATTACTACTGAATTGCGTCAGGAAGCATTCGACAATTACCAGACTACAGATGACCATGGAATGCAGATCACCGGTATTGCAAAAGATCAGAATGGTAAAGAATATTATATCGTTAAAAACTCATGGGGTGCAACCAACGATTATAAAGGATACCTCTATGTAACCAAGAATTTTGTGAAATATAAAACCACAGCATTCCTGTTAAACAAAAAAGGTCTTCCATCTGACATTCGTAAAAAGCTTAGTCTTTAA
- a CDS encoding D-glycerate dehydrogenase yields the protein MKVFVTRVIPEEGRKLMIDAGIEVEEWKEKRSLSREELIAHTRDCDALLSVSTWLDKDFLQASKHLKVIALHSVGYDNVDVEAATAVKIPIGNTPGVLSGATADTAFLLMLATSRKAFHMHKSITKGEWGFFDPTANLGIELRGKTLGVFGLGKIGLEMAKCCIGAFGMQVIYHNRNRNEAAEKELNASWVSFDELLEQSDVLTVHTALTPETAGKFDWSVFNKMKPRSIFINTARGAIHNEPDLLRALVEKKIWGAGLDVTNPEPMHPDHPLLNMPNVSVLPHIGSATEETRSAMSVLAARNIIAGLKGERIPFVVNPEVYK from the coding sequence ATGAAAGTATTTGTAACCAGAGTTATTCCGGAAGAAGGACGGAAATTGATGATTGATGCGGGTATTGAAGTGGAAGAGTGGAAAGAAAAAAGATCACTTAGCAGGGAAGAGCTGATTGCCCATACCAGAGATTGTGATGCTTTACTGAGCGTAAGTACCTGGCTGGACAAAGATTTTCTTCAAGCTTCCAAACATTTAAAAGTAATTGCTTTGCATTCTGTAGGTTACGATAATGTAGATGTTGAAGCGGCTACTGCAGTTAAGATTCCGATAGGAAATACGCCTGGTGTATTGAGTGGGGCAACTGCTGACACTGCTTTTTTGCTGATGCTTGCCACTTCCCGGAAAGCCTTTCATATGCATAAAAGTATTACAAAAGGAGAATGGGGGTTTTTTGATCCGACAGCTAACCTTGGTATAGAATTAAGGGGTAAAACATTGGGTGTTTTTGGCTTGGGGAAAATCGGACTGGAAATGGCGAAATGTTGTATCGGAGCATTTGGAATGCAAGTGATTTATCACAACAGGAACAGAAATGAAGCTGCCGAAAAAGAATTAAATGCCAGCTGGGTTTCCTTTGATGAACTGCTGGAGCAAAGTGATGTCCTTACGGTACATACAGCCTTAACGCCGGAGACGGCAGGAAAGTTTGACTGGTCTGTTTTTAATAAAATGAAACCCCGTTCGATTTTTATCAATACAGCCAGGGGAGCAATTCATAATGAACCGGATTTGTTAAGGGCATTGGTAGAAAAGAAGATCTGGGGAGCAGGGCTGGATGTGACCAACCCTGAGCCTATGCATCCAGATCATCCTCTTTTAAATATGCCTAACGTATCCGTTCTTCCCCATATTGGCTCCGCTACAGAAGAGACCCGCTCGGCAATGTCTGTTCTCGCCGCCAGGAATATCATCGCCGGCCTCAAAGGAGAACGAATCCCATTTGTAGTCAATCCCGAGGTTTACAAGTGA